From the genome of Candidatus Electrothrix communis, one region includes:
- the ccsB gene encoding c-type cytochrome biogenesis protein CcsB, giving the protein MNSSQLFGYTTIIYLLSAAFYIGLLVFRNKKIGLTGLILASIGVLIHTGALGLRWQESYKIGLDHAPLTNMYESLVFFAWCITLFYILLELKFKVAVLGAFVMPLAVTTMAYASLSTTINQDITPLVPALQSNWLIAHVITCFIGYGAFAVAAAIGVIYLLKHLAVNRKFSQDNLLSTFPELPVLDDLTHKTIIFGFMWLTAGIITGAVWANEAWGTYWSWDPKETWSIITWFVYALALHARFTRGWSGPRIAWLAILGFLSVFFTYFGVNFLLAGLHSYGAS; this is encoded by the coding sequence ATGAATAGCTCTCAACTCTTTGGTTATACCACCATAATATACCTGCTCTCTGCGGCTTTTTACATCGGCCTGCTCGTTTTCCGTAACAAAAAGATCGGGCTGACCGGGCTGATCCTTGCCAGTATCGGTGTCCTGATCCACACAGGGGCTCTCGGGCTACGCTGGCAGGAATCGTACAAAATTGGTCTCGACCATGCGCCTCTGACTAACATGTATGAATCGCTAGTCTTTTTTGCTTGGTGCATAACTCTCTTTTACATCCTGCTGGAATTAAAGTTCAAGGTTGCGGTACTGGGGGCCTTTGTCATGCCCTTGGCGGTCACCACCATGGCCTATGCATCTCTTTCCACAACAATTAACCAGGATATCACTCCACTGGTTCCAGCCCTGCAATCCAACTGGCTCATTGCCCACGTTATCACCTGCTTTATCGGCTATGGAGCCTTTGCCGTTGCTGCCGCTATCGGAGTTATCTATCTCCTGAAACATCTTGCTGTCAATCGTAAGTTTTCGCAGGACAACCTGCTCTCCACGTTTCCCGAACTGCCCGTGCTTGACGATCTGACCCATAAAACCATCATCTTCGGTTTCATGTGGCTGACAGCCGGTATTATCACCGGGGCTGTCTGGGCCAACGAGGCCTGGGGTACCTACTGGAGCTGGGATCCCAAGGAAACCTGGTCCATCATTACCTGGTTTGTCTATGCCCTGGCCCTGCATGCTCGATTCACCCGGGGCTGGAGCGGACCCCGTATTGCCTGGCTGGCGATACTGGGCTTTCTTTCTGTCTTTTTCACCTATTTCGGCGTCAACTTCCTCCTGGCCGGGCTGCATAGTTACGGGGCCAGTTAA
- a CDS encoding cytochrome c biogenesis protein ResB: MASKSKNPIWAFMASVKLALLLIALLASTSIIGTVIEQNKPAEHYTEQWGENAAQVIQTLNLYDMYNSVWFLCLLGAFSLNLIICSLDRIPTVIKMVRKDNLAIDPDRLPKMKLHKEEKLAGDSLTTATEEVKKYLNRKGWKPDSRAQEYGTLFFSQKGAWTRYGVYVVHISILIILLGAVIGSSAVATKILGDREFAFKGGISLPETAESDFIFSYADEKKIPLGFTVRCNYFHIDYYPGSTMPKDYLSGLTIIENGKEILTTTIEVNKPLIYKGITFYQSSYNQIGAAIIKLREMTSGNTHAFPVDPQNYSVTNTWQEGGSDGMVRIQSARPIQTPDGKSSTEMKIWLMDSDGPPSMFPLMYGTPVIVERPKAKYELIISPHFATGLQVAKDPGVWWVYTGCALMLIGLYMAFFMSHRKIWAHVYEVDGQPVVLFAGHANKNSFDFAKKFASFTDNFAKRK; this comes from the coding sequence ATGGCATCAAAATCGAAAAATCCAATTTGGGCATTCATGGCCTCTGTCAAGCTTGCTCTGCTCCTTATCGCCCTTCTTGCGTCGACCTCAATTATTGGTACGGTTATCGAGCAGAACAAACCGGCTGAGCATTATACCGAACAATGGGGAGAAAATGCCGCTCAAGTGATCCAGACACTCAATCTCTATGACATGTACAACTCTGTCTGGTTTCTCTGCCTGCTCGGGGCGTTCAGTCTCAACCTCATCATTTGCAGTCTGGATCGCATTCCCACTGTGATCAAAATGGTGCGCAAGGATAACCTGGCCATTGATCCAGATCGCCTGCCCAAGATGAAACTGCACAAGGAAGAAAAGCTTGCAGGCGACTCCCTTACCACAGCAACAGAGGAAGTAAAAAAATATCTCAACCGGAAAGGATGGAAACCGGACAGCCGTGCTCAAGAATACGGCACCCTCTTTTTTTCCCAGAAAGGGGCGTGGACCCGCTACGGCGTCTATGTGGTGCATATCTCCATTCTGATCATCCTGCTCGGTGCTGTCATCGGCTCTTCAGCGGTTGCCACCAAAATTTTAGGAGATCGTGAATTTGCCTTTAAAGGAGGCATTTCTCTACCGGAAACCGCTGAAAGCGACTTCATCTTTTCCTATGCCGACGAGAAAAAGATCCCTCTCGGCTTTACAGTCCGCTGTAATTATTTCCATATAGATTATTATCCGGGCTCTACCATGCCCAAAGATTATCTCTCCGGCCTGACGATCATCGAAAACGGCAAAGAGATCCTCACCACCACCATTGAGGTCAACAAACCCCTTATCTACAAGGGTATCACCTTTTATCAGTCAAGTTACAACCAGATAGGCGCGGCCATTATCAAACTGCGCGAGATGACCAGTGGCAATACTCACGCCTTCCCGGTTGATCCACAAAACTATTCAGTAACCAATACATGGCAGGAAGGCGGGTCTGATGGTATGGTGCGTATTCAATCCGCTCGCCCGATCCAGACGCCTGACGGAAAAAGCAGCACTGAGATGAAAATCTGGTTGATGGATTCCGATGGACCACCGTCCATGTTTCCTTTGATGTACGGCACTCCCGTTATTGTTGAGCGCCCAAAGGCAAAGTATGAACTCATTATCAGCCCTCATTTTGCCACAGGTCTTCAGGTTGCAAAAGATCCTGGCGTCTGGTGGGTCTATACGGGCTGCGCCCTGATGCTCATAGGGTTATACATGGCCTTTTTCATGTCCCATCGAAAAATATGGGCCCATGTCTATGAAGTAGACGGTCAACCCGTGGTGCTTTTTGCCGGTCATGCCAATAAAAACAGCTTTGACTTTGCCAAAAAATTTGCCTCTTTTACAGACAACTTTGCAAAGAGAAAATGA
- a CDS encoding TIGR01777 family oxidoreductase, protein MNILISGASGLIGTEVARSLAEQGYRVLALNRNADHTPSWDIGRKIVQLGEDDRIDVVIHLAGENVAQGRWTAEKKERILQSRVEGTQLLAEFFAAAAYKPRLMISASAIGFYGERGNEELDEGSKKGTGFLADVSKAWEEATQPAAEAGIRVVNTRFGMVLSPDGGALAKMLFPFRMGLGGPVGNGSQYMSWVSLHDVAPAITHIIEQEDLHGPVNIVAPHPVTNQQFTQELGKVLRRPAFFPVPKFFLSLFLGEMARELLFASTRVYPRKLQESGYVFARPDLASALQSLLR, encoded by the coding sequence ATGAATATTCTTATTTCCGGAGCATCCGGTTTAATCGGCACTGAGGTCGCTCGTTCGTTGGCAGAGCAAGGGTATAGAGTTCTTGCTCTGAACCGGAATGCCGACCATACTCCGTCTTGGGACATTGGTCGAAAAATTGTTCAGCTAGGTGAGGATGATAGGATTGATGTGGTTATCCATCTTGCTGGTGAAAATGTGGCCCAAGGCCGCTGGACAGCAGAGAAAAAGGAGCGGATTCTCCAGAGCAGGGTCGAGGGGACACAGCTTCTTGCCGAGTTTTTTGCAGCAGCTGCGTATAAACCTCGCCTCATGATTTCAGCCTCTGCCATAGGGTTCTACGGCGAGCGGGGCAATGAGGAGTTGGATGAAGGCAGTAAGAAGGGCACAGGGTTTCTTGCTGATGTGAGCAAGGCCTGGGAAGAAGCAACTCAACCCGCAGCAGAAGCCGGTATCCGAGTCGTGAATACGCGCTTTGGCATGGTGCTCAGCCCGGACGGAGGGGCCTTAGCCAAGATGCTCTTTCCTTTCAGGATGGGGCTCGGCGGGCCTGTTGGTAACGGGAGCCAGTACATGAGCTGGGTCAGTCTTCATGACGTGGCTCCGGCCATCACCCATATTATTGAGCAGGAAGATCTGCACGGGCCGGTGAATATCGTTGCTCCCCATCCTGTAACAAATCAGCAATTCACCCAGGAGTTGGGCAAGGTGTTACGACGCCCGGCATTTTTTCCTGTCCCGAAATTCTTTCTGTCGCTTTTCTTGGGGGAAATGGCGAGAGAACTGTTGTTTGCCAGTACACGGGTCTATCCTCGTAAGCTCCAGGAGTCAGGGTATGTCTTTGCAAGGCCTGATCTTGCCTCGGCCTTGCAAAGTCTGCTGCGGTAA